In Streptomyces canus, one DNA window encodes the following:
- a CDS encoding DUF2252 domain-containing protein — protein sequence MSVPQLNDEHRGEEILAVFDTAFGELLAADPAAFRVKFRKMAASAFAFYRGTACLFYHDLDAEKRGGPYLDERTSRVWIHGDLHAENFGTYLDANGRLIFNVNDFDEAYVGPFTWDLKRFAASVALIGYAKALGDEQITELVEVYAGAYRERIHALATGAKDDEVPPFTLDTAQGPLLDALRDARSLTRFGLLESMTEIRDFERRFAPGGGSIELDAATRYKVLAAFDGYLETLPEASLSRPDSYRVKDVVGRRGIGIGSAGLPSYNILLEGHTDALENDVVIYIKQAQTPAVSRHITDPAIRDYFQHEGHRTVISQRALQQHADPWLGWTELGGAGQLVAEISPYAVDLDWGDIDDPEEIAAVVADLGRATATMHAAADDTSGESLVPFSTERAIDAAIAADEDGFAGLLVDFAHSYGARARADHQTFVDLFRNGRIPGL from the coding sequence ATGTCGGTTCCGCAGCTCAACGACGAGCACCGCGGCGAGGAGATCCTCGCTGTCTTCGACACCGCCTTCGGCGAGCTCCTGGCCGCCGACCCGGCAGCGTTCCGCGTGAAGTTCCGGAAGATGGCGGCCTCCGCGTTCGCGTTCTACCGGGGCACGGCGTGCCTCTTCTACCACGACCTGGACGCAGAGAAGAGGGGCGGCCCGTACCTCGACGAGCGCACCTCGCGCGTGTGGATCCACGGCGACCTGCACGCGGAGAACTTCGGCACCTACCTGGACGCCAACGGCCGGCTGATCTTCAACGTCAACGACTTCGACGAGGCGTACGTCGGCCCCTTCACCTGGGACCTCAAGCGCTTCGCCGCCTCCGTCGCGCTGATCGGGTACGCCAAGGCCCTCGGCGACGAGCAGATCACCGAGCTGGTGGAGGTGTACGCGGGCGCGTACCGCGAGCGGATCCACGCCCTGGCCACCGGCGCCAAGGACGACGAGGTCCCGCCCTTCACGCTGGACACCGCCCAGGGCCCCCTCCTGGACGCGCTGCGCGACGCCCGCTCCCTGACCCGCTTCGGCCTCCTGGAGTCGATGACGGAGATCCGCGACTTCGAGCGCCGCTTCGCGCCGGGCGGCGGCTCCATCGAGCTGGACGCGGCCACCCGCTACAAGGTGCTCGCCGCCTTCGACGGCTATCTGGAGACCCTCCCCGAGGCCTCCCTGTCCCGCCCGGACTCCTACCGCGTCAAGGACGTCGTCGGCCGCCGCGGCATCGGCATCGGATCGGCCGGTCTGCCGTCGTACAACATCCTGCTCGAGGGGCACACCGACGCCCTGGAGAACGACGTCGTGATCTACATCAAGCAGGCCCAGACCCCGGCCGTCTCCCGCCACATCACCGACCCGGCGATCCGTGACTACTTCCAGCACGAGGGCCACCGCACGGTGATCTCCCAGCGCGCCCTCCAGCAGCACGCCGACCCGTGGCTCGGCTGGACCGAGCTGGGCGGTGCGGGCCAGCTGGTCGCCGAGATCTCGCCGTACGCCGTGGACCTGGACTGGGGCGACATCGACGACCCGGAGGAGATCGCGGCGGTCGTCGCCGACCTCGGCCGGGCCACGGCCACCATGCACGCGGCGGCGGACGACACCTCCGGCGAGTCCCTGGTGCCCTTCTCCACCGAGCGGGCCATCGACGCGGCGATCGCGGCGGACGAGGACGGCTTCGCGGGCCTCCTGGTCGACTTCGCGCACAGCTACGGCGCACGCGCGCGTGCCGACCACCAGACCTTCGTGGACCTGTTCCGCAACGGCCGGATCCCCGGCCTGTGA
- the dnaE gene encoding DNA polymerase III subunit alpha → MSKPPFTHLHVHTQYSLLDGAARLKDMFDACNEMGMTHIAMSDHGNLHGAYDFFHSAKKAGVTPIIGIEAYVAPESRRNKRKIQWGQPHQKRDDVSGSGGYTHKTIWAANRTGLHNLFKLSSDAYAEGWLQKWPRMDKETISQWSEGLIASTGCPSGELQTRLRLGQFDEALKSAAEYQDIFGKDRYFLELMDHGIEIEHRVRDGLLEIGKKLGIPPLVTNDSHYTYAHEATAHDALLCIQTGKNLSDPDRFKFDGTGYYLKSTDEMYAVDSSDAWQEGCRNTLLVAEQVDTEGMFEAKNLMPKFDIPEGYTEVTWFKEEVRRGMERRFPGGIPEDRQRQAEYEMDVIIQMGFPGYFLVVADFIMWAKNNGIAVGPGRGSAAGSIVAYAMGITDLDPIPHGLIFERFLNPERVSMPDVDIDFDERRRVEVIRYVTEKYGADKVAMIGTYGKIKAKNAIKDSARVLGYPYAMGDRLTKAMPADVLGKGIDLNGITDPSHPRYSEAGEIRSMYENEPDVKKVIDTAKGVEGLVRQMGVHAAGVIMSSEPIVDHAPIWVRHTDGVTITQWDYPQCESLGLLKMDFLGLRNLTIMDDAIKMVKANKGIDLEMLALPLDDPKTFELLCRGDTLGVFQFDGGPMRSLLRQMQPDNFEDISAVSALYRPGPMGMNSHINYAERKNGRQEITPIHKELEEPLEEVLAVTYGLIVYQEQVQKAAQIIAGYSLGEADILRRVMGKKKPDELAKNFTIFQAGAKKNGYSDEAIQALWDVLVPFAGYAFNKAHSAAYGLVSYWTAYLKANYPAEYMAALLTSVKDDKDKSAVYLNECRRMRIKVLPPNVNESEHNFAAQGDDVILFGLEAVRNVGTNVVESIIRSRKAKGKYASFPDYLDKVEAVACNKRTTESLIKAGAFDTMGHTRKGLTAHFDSMIDNVVAVKRKEAEGQFDLFGGMGDEDTSEPGFGLDVEFTTEEWDKTYLLAQEREMLGLYVSDHPLFGLEHVLSDKADAGIAQLTGGEHSDGAVVTIGGIISGLQRKMTKQGNAWAIATVEDLAGSIECMFFPATYQLVSTQLVEDAVVFVKGRLDKREDVPRLVAMELQVPDLSNAGTNAPVILTIPALKVTPPMVSRLGEILSHHKGESEVRIRLQGPSRTTVLRLDRHRVKPDPALFGDLKVLLGPSCLAG, encoded by the coding sequence GTGTCAAAGCCGCCGTTCACGCACCTGCACGTCCACACCCAGTACTCCCTGCTGGACGGTGCCGCGCGGCTCAAGGACATGTTCGACGCGTGCAACGAGATGGGCATGACCCATATCGCCATGTCCGACCACGGCAACCTGCACGGGGCGTACGACTTCTTCCACTCCGCGAAGAAGGCCGGGGTCACCCCGATCATCGGGATCGAGGCCTATGTCGCGCCCGAGTCCCGGCGCAACAAGCGGAAGATCCAGTGGGGTCAGCCCCACCAGAAGCGGGACGACGTCTCGGGTTCGGGTGGTTACACCCACAAGACGATCTGGGCGGCGAACAGGACCGGTCTGCACAACCTCTTCAAGCTCTCCTCGGACGCGTACGCCGAGGGCTGGCTGCAGAAGTGGCCCCGCATGGACAAGGAGACCATCTCCCAGTGGTCCGAGGGGCTCATCGCCTCCACCGGCTGCCCGTCCGGCGAGCTCCAGACCCGGCTGCGCCTCGGCCAGTTCGACGAGGCGCTGAAGTCCGCCGCCGAGTACCAGGACATCTTCGGCAAGGACCGCTACTTTCTGGAGCTGATGGACCACGGCATCGAGATCGAGCACCGGGTCCGCGACGGCCTCCTGGAGATCGGCAAGAAGCTCGGCATCCCCCCGCTGGTCACCAACGACTCGCACTACACGTACGCGCACGAGGCGACCGCCCACGACGCGCTGCTGTGCATCCAGACCGGCAAGAACCTCTCCGACCCGGACCGCTTCAAGTTCGACGGCACCGGCTACTACCTGAAGTCCACGGACGAGATGTACGCCGTCGACTCCTCGGACGCCTGGCAGGAAGGCTGCCGCAACACCCTCCTGGTGGCCGAACAGGTCGACACCGAGGGCATGTTCGAGGCCAAGAACCTCATGCCGAAGTTCGACATCCCCGAGGGCTACACCGAGGTCACCTGGTTCAAGGAGGAGGTCCGCCGCGGCATGGAGCGCCGCTTCCCGGGCGGCATCCCCGAGGACCGCCAGCGGCAGGCCGAGTACGAGATGGACGTCATCATCCAGATGGGGTTCCCGGGCTACTTCCTCGTGGTCGCCGACTTCATCATGTGGGCCAAGAACAACGGCATCGCGGTCGGCCCCGGCCGAGGCTCCGCGGCCGGCTCGATCGTCGCCTACGCCATGGGCATCACCGACCTCGACCCGATCCCGCACGGTCTGATCTTCGAGCGGTTCCTCAACCCCGAGCGCGTCTCCATGCCCGATGTCGACATCGACTTCGACGAGCGCAGGCGCGTCGAGGTGATCCGGTACGTGACCGAGAAGTACGGCGCCGACAAGGTCGCCATGATCGGCACCTACGGCAAGATCAAGGCGAAGAACGCCATCAAGGACTCCGCGCGCGTGCTGGGCTACCCGTACGCGATGGGCGACCGGCTCACCAAGGCGATGCCCGCCGACGTCCTCGGCAAGGGCATCGACCTGAACGGCATCACCGACCCCTCCCACCCGCGCTACAGCGAGGCCGGCGAGATCAGGTCGATGTACGAGAACGAACCGGACGTGAAGAAGGTCATCGACACCGCCAAGGGCGTCGAGGGCCTGGTCCGGCAGATGGGTGTGCACGCGGCCGGCGTGATCATGTCCAGTGAGCCCATCGTCGACCACGCCCCGATCTGGGTGCGCCACACCGACGGCGTGACCATCACGCAGTGGGACTACCCGCAGTGCGAGTCGCTCGGCCTGCTGAAGATGGACTTCCTGGGGCTGCGCAACCTCACGATCATGGACGACGCCATCAAGATGGTGAAGGCCAACAAGGGCATCGACCTGGAGATGCTCGCCCTGCCGCTGGACGACCCCAAGACCTTCGAACTGCTCTGCCGCGGTGACACCCTCGGTGTCTTCCAGTTCGACGGCGGCCCGATGCGCTCGCTGCTCCGCCAGATGCAGCCCGACAACTTCGAGGACATCTCCGCCGTCTCGGCCCTCTACCGGCCGGGCCCGATGGGCATGAACTCGCACATCAACTACGCCGAGCGCAAGAACGGCCGCCAGGAGATCACGCCGATCCACAAGGAGCTGGAGGAGCCGCTCGAAGAGGTCCTCGCGGTCACCTACGGCCTGATCGTCTACCAGGAGCAGGTGCAGAAGGCCGCCCAGATCATCGCCGGCTACTCGCTCGGCGAGGCCGACATCCTGCGCCGCGTCATGGGCAAGAAGAAGCCCGACGAACTGGCGAAGAACTTCACCATCTTCCAGGCCGGCGCCAAGAAGAACGGCTACAGCGACGAGGCGATCCAGGCCCTGTGGGACGTCCTGGTCCCCTTCGCCGGCTACGCGTTCAACAAGGCGCACTCCGCCGCGTACGGACTGGTCTCCTACTGGACCGCGTACCTCAAGGCCAACTACCCGGCCGAGTACATGGCCGCGCTGCTCACCTCGGTGAAGGACGACAAGGACAAGTCGGCGGTCTACCTCAACGAGTGCCGTCGCATGCGCATCAAGGTGCTCCCGCCGAACGTCAACGAGTCGGAGCACAACTTCGCCGCCCAGGGCGACGACGTCATCCTGTTCGGGCTCGAAGCCGTGCGCAACGTCGGTACCAACGTGGTCGAGTCGATCATCCGCAGCCGCAAGGCCAAGGGGAAGTACGCCTCCTTCCCCGACTACCTCGACAAGGTCGAGGCGGTCGCCTGCAACAAGCGCACCACGGAGTCGCTGATCAAGGCGGGTGCGTTCGACACGATGGGGCACACCCGCAAGGGCCTCACCGCGCACTTCGACTCGATGATCGACAACGTGGTCGCGGTCAAGCGCAAGGAGGCCGAGGGCCAGTTCGACCTCTTCGGCGGGATGGGGGACGAGGACACCAGCGAGCCCGGCTTCGGCCTGGACGTGGAGTTCACCACCGAGGAGTGGGACAAGACGTATCTGCTCGCCCAGGAGCGGGAGATGCTCGGTCTGTACGTCTCCGACCACCCGCTCTTCGGCCTGGAGCACGTGCTGTCCGACAAGGCCGACGCGGGCATCGCCCAGCTCACCGGCGGTGAGCACTCCGACGGCGCGGTGGTGACCATCGGCGGCATCATCTCGGGCCTCCAGCGCAAGATGACCAAGCAGGGCAACGCCTGGGCGATCGCCACCGTCGAGGACCTCGCCGGTTCCATCGAGTGCATGTTCTTCCCGGCGACCTACCAACTGGTGTCGACGCAACTGGTCGAGGACGCCGTGGTGTTCGTCAAGGGCCGCCTCGACAAGCGGGAGGACGTGCCCCGCCTGGTCGCGATGGAGCTCCAGGTCCCCGACCTGTCCAACGCCGGCACCAACGCGCCCGTGATCCTGACCATCCCGGCGCTGAAGGTCACCCCTCCGATGGTCAGCAGGCTCGGCGAGATCCTCAGTCACCACAAGGGGGAGAGCGAGGTCCGCATCCGGCTCCAGGGCCCCAGCAGGACCACGGTCCTGCGGCTGGACCGGCACCGGGTGAAGCCGGACCCGGCGCTCTTCGGGGACCTGAAGGTGCTGCTCGGGCCGTCCTGCCTGGCGGGCTGA
- a CDS encoding NYN domain-containing protein produces the protein MDRCIVLVDAGYLLGAAASLLAGEPSRSRITVDHTALVQGLRDRAESDTERPLLRIYWFDGAPDRVPQPEHRRLRVMPRVTVRLGALTRSDGRWAQKGVDAAMHAELTELARNRACSDIVLVTGDGDLLPGMMAAKEHGVAVHLWAVQAADGDYNQSEDLVAEADERRVLDRAWITKAVRAKDLGGICAPPPVPRPEIAAILSAPLPESAPERAGEEREHATAAASENGTQERVPASKGVPTPKDLAALRAPGTQAAQHPASATLRWSSDKGWVDRPGGAAEPPEVASMPTLAQLTTAEQRWADREEDITTVGGDPFEVGQVFARRWMERLGDQAHLQRLSGMYPRVPHRIDGELLRYAARFGLLAHKDDQIDEHDRYAIRAGFWREIDVRTAAEHAPAGE, from the coding sequence GTGGACCGCTGCATCGTCCTGGTGGACGCCGGGTATCTGCTGGGGGCCGCCGCCAGTCTCCTTGCCGGAGAGCCCTCCCGCTCCCGTATCACCGTCGACCACACCGCCCTGGTCCAGGGGCTGCGCGACCGGGCCGAGTCCGACACGGAACGGCCCCTGCTGCGCATCTACTGGTTCGACGGCGCCCCCGACCGCGTCCCGCAGCCCGAGCACCGCAGGCTGCGCGTGATGCCCCGGGTCACCGTCCGGCTCGGCGCCCTGACCCGCAGCGACGGACGCTGGGCCCAGAAGGGCGTGGACGCCGCCATGCACGCCGAGCTCACCGAGCTGGCCCGCAACCGCGCCTGCTCCGACATCGTGCTCGTCACCGGCGACGGAGACCTGCTGCCGGGCATGATGGCCGCCAAGGAGCACGGGGTCGCCGTACACCTGTGGGCCGTGCAGGCCGCCGACGGGGACTACAACCAGTCGGAGGACCTGGTGGCCGAGGCGGACGAGCGGCGGGTGCTCGACCGTGCGTGGATCACCAAGGCCGTACGCGCCAAGGACCTCGGCGGGATCTGTGCGCCGCCGCCCGTGCCGCGGCCCGAGATCGCCGCGATCCTTTCGGCGCCGCTGCCCGAGTCCGCGCCCGAGCGGGCCGGGGAGGAGCGCGAGCACGCCACGGCCGCCGCCTCGGAGAACGGCACGCAGGAGCGGGTGCCGGCGTCCAAGGGGGTGCCGACGCCCAAGGACCTGGCCGCGCTGCGGGCGCCCGGTACCCAGGCCGCGCAGCACCCCGCGAGCGCGACCCTGCGGTGGTCCTCCGACAAAGGATGGGTCGACCGGCCCGGTGGTGCCGCCGAGCCGCCCGAGGTCGCCTCCATGCCGACCCTCGCGCAGCTGACCACGGCGGAGCAGCGGTGGGCCGACCGGGAGGAGGACATCACCACGGTCGGCGGGGACCCGTTCGAGGTGGGGCAGGTCTTCGCGCGGCGGTGGATGGAGCGGCTGGGGGACCAGGCGCATCTGCAGCGGCTGTCCGGGATGTATCCGCGGGTGCCGCACCGGATCGACGGGGAGCTGCTCAGGTACGCGGCGCGGTTCGGGCTGCTCGCGCACAAGGACGACCAGATCGACGAGCACGACCGTTATGCGATCCGGGCCGGGTTCTGGCGCGAGATCGATGTGCGGACGGCGGCGGAGCACGCGCCCGCCGGGGAGTGA
- a CDS encoding ABC transporter ATP-binding protein, with the protein MCAVRGLTKTYPAVRGRRGAPGTPEVRATDDVALNIRRGEIFGLLGPNGAGKTTLVRQLTGLMRPDRGSVEILGHDIVRHPDRASRILAYLGQESTALDELTVSLAAETTGRLRGLEARRARAERDAVLEELGLTPIAGRPLRRLSGGQRRLACFASALVGERPLLVLDEPTTAMDPVARRAVWSAVDRRRAERGTTVLLVTHNVIEAETVLDRVAVLDQGRVIACDTPTGLKEQVAGEVRVDLVWREAAPLHVPEVAALQDRAVASGRRWTLRLAPEEARAVVATVTGGAAFAALDDFTLATPSLEDVYLALGGAARQGLVKA; encoded by the coding sequence GTGTGTGCGGTGCGCGGGCTGACCAAGACCTATCCCGCGGTGCGCGGGCGGCGCGGGGCCCCGGGGACACCCGAGGTGCGGGCCACCGACGACGTGGCGCTGAACATCCGGCGCGGTGAGATCTTCGGGCTGCTCGGGCCGAACGGCGCCGGGAAGACCACGCTCGTACGGCAGCTGACCGGCCTGATGCGGCCCGACCGCGGCAGCGTCGAGATCCTCGGGCACGACATCGTGCGCCACCCGGACCGGGCCTCGCGGATCCTCGCCTACCTCGGCCAGGAGTCCACCGCCCTCGACGAGCTCACCGTCTCGCTCGCCGCCGAGACCACCGGGCGGCTGCGCGGCCTGGAGGCACGGCGGGCGCGGGCCGAGCGGGACGCCGTACTCGAGGAGCTGGGGCTCACGCCGATCGCCGGGCGGCCGCTGAGGAGGCTGTCCGGCGGGCAGCGGCGGCTCGCGTGCTTCGCGTCGGCGCTCGTGGGGGAGCGGCCGCTGCTCGTGCTCGACGAGCCGACCACCGCGATGGACCCCGTGGCGCGGCGCGCGGTGTGGTCCGCCGTGGACCGGCGGCGGGCCGAGCGGGGCACGACGGTGCTGCTCGTCACCCACAACGTCATCGAGGCGGAGACCGTCCTGGACCGGGTCGCCGTCCTCGACCAGGGCCGGGTGATCGCCTGCGACACACCCACCGGCCTCAAGGAACAGGTCGCGGGCGAGGTCCGCGTCGACCTCGTGTGGCGCGAGGCGGCCCCGCTGCACGTGCCCGAGGTCGCCGCGCTCCAGGACCGTGCCGTGGCCTCCGGGCGCCGCTGGACGCTGCGGCTCGCCCCAGAGGAGGCCCGCGCGGTCGTGGCCACCGTCACCGGCGGGGCCGCGTTCGCCGCGCTGGACGACTTCACGCTCGCCACACCCAGCCTGGAGGACGTGTACCTCGCGCTGGGCGGGGCCGCGCGACAGGGGCTGGTGAAGGCTTGA
- a CDS encoding ABC transporter permease, with product MSVVPAEVLPGGAPAVEETGRGAAAELGPRARLWPSLAAVYRAQLSRARVARIPLLFVATFQSIGIMVLMRGVVDGGGEARSVVAGASVLVVAFVALNLLAQYFGQLRASGGLDHYATLPVPPAAVVLGAAGAYASFTVPGTVVTAVFGCVLFGLPLAHLWVLVAVIPLAGAALAGLGAALGLLAPRPELATLLGQLGMSAALLLGVLPAERMPEAVRFTRDLLPSTYGVEAFARTFGPHPDWAFVLGDLAVCGCVGVVSLAVATWAYRRAAVR from the coding sequence GTGAGTGTCGTACCCGCCGAGGTTCTGCCGGGCGGCGCTCCGGCCGTCGAGGAGACGGGCCGGGGTGCGGCCGCCGAGCTCGGGCCGCGCGCGCGGCTCTGGCCGTCGCTGGCGGCCGTCTACCGGGCGCAGCTGTCCCGCGCGCGGGTCGCGCGCATCCCGCTGCTGTTCGTGGCGACCTTCCAGTCGATCGGCATCATGGTCCTGATGCGGGGGGTCGTGGACGGCGGGGGCGAGGCCCGGTCCGTGGTCGCCGGGGCGTCCGTGCTGGTCGTCGCCTTCGTCGCGCTCAATCTGCTCGCGCAGTACTTCGGCCAGCTGCGGGCGAGCGGCGGGCTGGATCACTACGCCACGCTGCCGGTGCCGCCGGCCGCCGTGGTGCTCGGCGCCGCGGGGGCGTACGCCTCCTTCACCGTGCCCGGGACCGTGGTGACCGCCGTGTTCGGGTGCGTGCTGTTCGGGCTTCCGCTGGCCCATCTGTGGGTGCTCGTGGCGGTGATTCCGCTGGCCGGCGCGGCCCTGGCGGGGCTGGGCGCCGCGCTCGGGCTGCTCGCGCCCCGGCCGGAACTGGCCACCCTGCTGGGGCAGCTCGGCATGTCCGCCGCGCTGCTGCTCGGGGTGCTGCCCGCCGAGCGGATGCCCGAGGCGGTGCGGTTCACGCGGGACCTGCTGCCTTCGACCTACGGCGTCGAGGCGTTCGCACGTACCTTCGGACCGCATCCCGACTGGGCCTTCGTGCTCGGTGACCTCGCCGTGTGCGGGTGCGTGGGCGTGGTCTCGCTGGCCGTCGCCACCTGGGCGTATCGCCGGGCGGCCGTCCGGTGA
- a CDS encoding AAA family ATPase, with protein MTAPLTPPPPPHEPSPHDAWHAPDARYAAPAEARYGQDGPGMKTELLEAVVVTVAVAVVGALLGVLWWWLAPHVPLVGDVDEQGSWVVYLKDTEGEQAVGVDGTFTLLALAFGLVSALVVFLWRRRGGVPLVVGLAVGGVLGSLLAWRVGTWLGPSSDVLAHAKAVGKGVTFSAPLKLGAKGALLAWSLAGLVVHLGLTALFGPRDPEPIYGETVPRDGYGTPTQ; from the coding sequence GTGACCGCACCGTTGACTCCTCCTCCGCCGCCCCACGAACCGTCCCCGCACGATGCGTGGCACGCCCCTGATGCCCGGTACGCGGCTCCCGCCGAAGCCCGGTACGGGCAGGACGGGCCCGGCATGAAGACCGAGCTGCTGGAGGCCGTGGTCGTCACGGTCGCCGTGGCGGTCGTCGGGGCGCTGCTCGGGGTGCTGTGGTGGTGGCTGGCACCGCATGTTCCGCTGGTCGGGGATGTGGACGAGCAGGGCAGCTGGGTCGTCTATCTCAAGGACACCGAGGGGGAGCAGGCGGTGGGGGTGGACGGGACGTTCACCCTGCTGGCGCTGGCCTTCGGCTTGGTGAGCGCGCTCGTGGTGTTCCTCTGGCGGCGGCGGGGCGGGGTGCCGTTGGTGGTGGGGCTGGCCGTCGGTGGGGTGCTGGGATCCTTGCTCGCGTGGCGGGTGGGGACGTGGCTCGGGCCGTCCTCGGATGTGCTCGCCCATGCGAAGGCTGTGGGCAAGGGCGTCACGTTCTCCGCGCCGCTGAAGCTGGGCGCGAAGGGGGCGTTGCTGGCCTGGTCGCTTGCCGGGCTGGTCGTGCATCTGGGGCTGACGGCGTTGTTCGGGCCCCGGGATCCGGAGCCCATATATGGGGAGACGGTTCCCAGGGACGGGTACGGAACGCCCACGCAGTAG
- the ybaK gene encoding Cys-tRNA(Pro) deacylase has product MPKKPKRQQQSGGTPATVALTAAGVPFTVHAYDHDPSHPSYGEEAAEAMGVSPDRVFKTLVADVDGALTVAVVPVAGSLDLKALATAAGGKRAAMADPVLAERTSGYVRGGISPLGQRKTLPTVLDASAATHDTICVSAGRRGLEVELAPTDLARLTKAVVAPIARA; this is encoded by the coding sequence ATGCCGAAGAAGCCGAAGAGGCAACAGCAGTCGGGAGGCACCCCCGCGACGGTGGCCCTGACCGCGGCAGGCGTGCCCTTCACCGTGCACGCCTACGACCACGACCCTTCCCACCCCTCCTACGGCGAGGAGGCGGCCGAGGCGATGGGTGTCTCCCCCGACCGCGTCTTCAAGACGCTGGTGGCGGACGTGGACGGGGCCCTCACGGTGGCGGTGGTCCCGGTGGCGGGCTCACTGGACCTGAAGGCCCTGGCGACGGCGGCGGGCGGCAAACGGGCGGCGATGGCGGACCCGGTCCTCGCCGAACGTACGAGTGGCTACGTCCGCGGCGGCATCTCTCCCCTGGGCCAGCGCAAAACGCTCCCCACGGTCCTCGACGCCTCCGCCGCCACCCACGACACGATCTGTGTCTCGGCCGGCCGCCGGGGCCTGGAGGTGGAACTGGCGCCGACCGACCTGGCCCGTCTCACGAAAGCGGTCGTGGCGCCCATCGCCCGCGCGTGA
- a CDS encoding LON peptidase substrate-binding domain-containing protein: protein MTTVRLPLFPLNSVLFPGLVLPLNVFEERYRAMMRELLKTPEEEPRRFAVVAIRDGHEVAPSAPGLPDQTAVPERGPAAGFGDDPVKAFHAVGCVADAATVRERADGTFEVLATGTTRVRLLSVDASGPYLTAELEELPEEAGEESGPLAEGVLRAFLQYQKRLAGARERTLSSGTELPDEPSVVSYLVAAAMMLDTPTKQRLLQAPDTASRLRDELKLLRAETAIIRNLPSLPASELTLGPTSLN from the coding sequence GTGACCACCGTGCGGCTCCCGCTCTTCCCCCTGAACTCGGTACTGTTCCCGGGGCTCGTGCTTCCTCTCAACGTCTTCGAGGAGCGCTATCGCGCCATGATGCGCGAACTGCTGAAGACCCCCGAGGAGGAACCGCGCCGGTTCGCCGTCGTGGCGATCCGCGACGGCCACGAGGTGGCGCCCAGCGCGCCCGGCCTGCCGGACCAGACGGCCGTGCCCGAGCGCGGCCCCGCGGCCGGCTTCGGCGACGACCCCGTCAAGGCGTTCCACGCGGTGGGCTGCGTGGCGGACGCGGCGACGGTACGGGAGCGGGCGGACGGCACGTTCGAGGTCCTGGCGACGGGCACGACCCGGGTTCGCCTGCTGTCCGTCGACGCGTCGGGCCCGTATCTGACGGCCGAACTGGAGGAGCTGCCGGAGGAGGCGGGCGAGGAGTCCGGTCCCTTGGCGGAAGGGGTCCTGCGGGCCTTCCTCCAGTACCAGAAGCGCCTGGCGGGGGCCAGGGAACGCACCCTGTCGTCCGGCACGGAGCTCCCCGACGAACCGTCCGTGGTGTCGTACCTGGTGGCGGCGGCGATGATGTTGGACACCCCCACGAAGCAGCGGCTGCTCCAGGCCCCCGACACCGCGTCCCGGCTCCGGGACGAACTGAAACTCCTGCGCGCGGAGACGGCGATCATCCGTAATCTTCCGTCGTTGCCGGCGTCGGAACTGACGCTCGGCCCGACGAGTCTGAACTGA